A single region of the Erythrobacter sp. genome encodes:
- the adh gene encoding aldehyde dehydrogenase, translating to MDMQTNAATLMRPSLKEHYDNFIGGRWVPAKSAATFENVSPVTGRVIGTVARSQAEDIEAALDAAHAARAAWGATPVAERALILTRIADRMEENLAALAEAETWDNGKPIRETMAADLPLAIDHFRYFAGCIRAQEGSISEIDANTIAYHFHEPLGVVGQIIPWNFPLLMATWKLAPALAAGNCVVLKPAEQTPASIMALMELIGDLLPDGVVNVVNGFGLEAGKPLASSKRIAKIAFTGETTTGRQIMQYASENLIPVTLELGGKSPNLFFDDVMFEDDDYLDKAIEGFVMFALNQGEVCTCPSRALVQESIYDRFMERVLARVAALKQDNPLDPATMVGAQASAEQQAKILSYLDIGREEGAEVLAGGGIAQLSGECEGGFYVQPTVLKGHNKMRVFQEEIFGPVVSVTTFRDEEDALSIANDTLFGLGAGVWSRDVNRCYRMGRSIEAGRVWTNCYHAYPAHAAFGGYKQSGIGRETHRMMLDHYQQTKNMLVSYEPKKLGFF from the coding sequence ATGGATATGCAGACCAATGCCGCGACACTGATGCGGCCTTCGCTGAAAGAGCATTACGACAATTTCATCGGCGGGCGCTGGGTTCCGGCGAAAAGCGCCGCGACTTTCGAGAACGTCTCGCCCGTCACCGGCCGGGTGATCGGCACGGTCGCGCGCTCGCAGGCCGAGGACATCGAGGCCGCGCTCGACGCCGCCCACGCCGCCCGCGCCGCATGGGGCGCGACCCCGGTCGCCGAACGCGCGCTGATCCTCACCCGCATCGCCGACCGGATGGAGGAGAACCTCGCTGCGCTGGCCGAAGCCGAGACTTGGGACAACGGCAAGCCGATCCGCGAGACGATGGCCGCCGACCTTCCGCTCGCGATCGACCATTTCCGCTATTTCGCCGGCTGCATCCGCGCGCAGGAAGGCAGCATTTCGGAAATCGACGCGAACACCATCGCCTACCACTTCCACGAGCCGCTGGGCGTGGTCGGCCAGATCATCCCGTGGAACTTCCCGCTGCTGATGGCGACGTGGAAGCTCGCCCCGGCACTGGCCGCGGGCAATTGCGTGGTGCTGAAACCCGCCGAACAGACGCCGGCCTCGATCATGGCACTGATGGAACTGATCGGCGACCTCCTGCCCGATGGCGTCGTCAACGTCGTCAACGGCTTCGGCCTCGAAGCGGGCAAGCCGCTCGCCTCATCCAAGCGCATCGCCAAAATCGCCTTCACGGGCGAGACGACGACCGGGCGGCAGATCATGCAATATGCGTCCGAGAATCTCATTCCGGTCACGCTCGAACTGGGCGGCAAGTCGCCCAACCTGTTCTTCGACGATGTCATGTTCGAGGACGACGACTATCTCGACAAGGCGATCGAAGGCTTCGTCATGTTCGCGCTGAACCAGGGCGAAGTGTGCACCTGCCCCTCGCGCGCGCTGGTGCAGGAATCGATCTATGACCGCTTCATGGAGCGCGTCCTCGCCCGCGTCGCCGCGCTGAAGCAGGACAACCCGCTCGATCCCGCGACCATGGTGGGCGCGCAGGCTTCGGCCGAACAGCAGGCGAAGATCCTGTCCTATCTCGACATCGGCCGCGAAGAAGGCGCCGAAGTGCTCGCAGGAGGCGGCATCGCGCAGCTTTCGGGCGAATGCGAGGGCGGTTTCTACGTCCAGCCCACGGTCCTCAAAGGCCACAACAAGATGCGGGTCTTCCAGGAGGAGATCTTCGGCCCCGTCGTCTCGGTCACGACTTTCCGCGACGAGGAAGACGCGCTTTCGATCGCCAACGACACGCTGTTCGGCCTCGGCGCGGGCGTGTGGAGCCGCGACGTCAATCGCTGCTATCGCATGGGCCGCAGTATCGAAGCGGGCCGCGTGTGGACCAATTGCTACCACGCCTACCCGGCCCACGCCGCGTTCGGCGGGTACAAGCAATCGGGCATCGGGCGCGAAACGCACCGCATGATGCTCGACCACTACCAGCAGACCAAGAATATGCTGGTTTCCTACGAGCCGAAGAAGCTCGGGTTCTTCTGA
- a CDS encoding GAF domain-containing protein — translation MEDEHAQLVREAVSSDQAGRSTLAASWCRSALHHGLDPAKGPAADRLDASRLALARGAREELIRHAGPVLDRIAQTLVRSGRCILLTDADSLILEERMEDADRVHFDRARLVAGECWSEAAEGTNGIGTCLADEKPVVIHRDQHFLSANVAVSCHGVPIYDAGGSLVGALDVSTNRYDHDRDTAALIMNVLAGAAQELERLLFGAAYQGCRIVHLDGEGHAGPSGGGLVAIDRDDLVIGADRNARRRDLLCKVSAKDPVPVADILGVPDEDPLAAAERRVLRQALARSRGNVAAAARDLGIGRATFYRRMARAGLD, via the coding sequence TTGGAGGACGAGCACGCCCAGCTCGTGCGCGAAGCGGTTTCGTCGGACCAGGCGGGACGCTCGACGCTCGCCGCATCCTGGTGCCGATCTGCCCTGCATCACGGGCTCGACCCCGCCAAGGGCCCGGCTGCCGACCGCCTCGATGCAAGCCGCCTCGCTCTCGCCAGAGGAGCGCGCGAGGAACTCATCCGCCATGCCGGCCCGGTGCTCGACCGGATCGCGCAGACGCTGGTGCGCAGCGGGCGCTGCATCCTGCTGACCGATGCCGACAGCCTGATCCTCGAAGAGCGCATGGAGGACGCCGACCGCGTCCATTTCGACCGAGCGCGGCTGGTGGCGGGCGAATGCTGGTCCGAAGCGGCCGAAGGGACCAACGGGATCGGCACCTGTCTCGCCGATGAAAAACCCGTCGTCATTCACCGCGACCAGCATTTCCTGTCCGCCAACGTGGCGGTGAGCTGCCACGGCGTGCCTATCTACGACGCGGGCGGGAGCCTCGTCGGCGCGCTCGATGTCTCGACCAATCGCTATGACCACGACCGCGACACGGCGGCGCTCATCATGAACGTGCTGGCGGGTGCCGCGCAGGAGCTCGAGCGGCTGCTGTTCGGCGCGGCCTATCAAGGCTGCCGTATCGTCCATCTCGACGGGGAAGGGCACGCAGGGCCGAGCGGAGGCGGGCTGGTGGCGATCGATCGCGACGATCTCGTAATCGGTGCCGATCGCAACGCACGGCGACGCGACCTGCTTTGCAAGGTGAGCGCGAAAGACCCGGTTCCCGTCGCCGATATCCTCGGCGTGCCCGACGAAGACCCGCTTGCCGCTGCCGAGCGCCGCGTGCTGCGCCAGGCGCTCGCCCGTTCGCGCGGGAATGTCGCCGCCGCGGCGCGCGATCTCGGTATCGGGCGGGCGACCTTCTACCGCCGCATGGCCCGCGCCGGGCTCGATTGA
- a CDS encoding NAD(P)-dependent oxidoreductase, translating into MSAPILVMGATSGIGKLAVKEAVRRELPVRAFARSADSLETTRLVEPFPGDATDSADVTHALKGVRAVIYALGISESVSMLWQKETLFSTTTEILVEAMSEAGVRRLVAVTGYGAGRSRQAMSTLERLGHRALLGRVYADKDRQEQIILHSALQYTIVRPVILTGGPRSGKAKVKRDPSGWHNGIVSRADVAAYLVDAVEKDLDIGRDVVLAR; encoded by the coding sequence GTGAGCGCGCCGATCCTCGTCATGGGCGCGACCTCGGGCATCGGCAAGCTCGCGGTGAAGGAGGCCGTCCGGCGCGAGCTTCCCGTGCGCGCATTCGCCCGCAGCGCCGACAGCCTCGAGACGACCCGCCTCGTCGAACCCTTTCCCGGCGATGCCACCGACAGCGCCGACGTCACCCATGCGTTGAAGGGCGTGCGCGCGGTTATCTACGCGCTGGGCATTTCGGAGAGCGTCTCGATGCTGTGGCAGAAGGAGACATTGTTCTCCACAACGACCGAAATCCTCGTCGAGGCGATGAGCGAGGCCGGCGTGCGTCGGCTCGTCGCGGTGACGGGCTACGGCGCGGGCCGCTCCAGGCAAGCGATGAGCACGCTGGAGCGGCTCGGCCACCGCGCGCTGCTCGGGCGGGTCTATGCCGACAAGGACCGGCAGGAGCAGATTATCCTCCACTCCGCGCTGCAATACACGATCGTGCGCCCGGTGATCCTCACCGGCGGGCCGAGATCGGGCAAGGCCAAGGTCAAGCGCGATCCATCGGGCTGGCACAACGGCATCGTCAGCCGCGCGGATGTCGCGGCCTACCTGGTCGATGCAGTCGAGAAGGACCTCGACATCGGGCGCGACGTAGTGCTCGCCCGCTAG
- a CDS encoding FKBP-type peptidyl-prolyl cis-trans isomerase, whose amino-acid sequence MATAKTGDTVAIDYVVKTREGRVVGGTEGQGPQTLTLGNDEIFPQIESALTQMEVGGEDTVTIDAEHAFGPRREELIVEIPRANLPPDAQPQPGMTLSAQQNDGQPIQLVITDVKEDSVTADGNHPLAGEDLIFGLTLVEIKQAA is encoded by the coding sequence ATGGCAACCGCAAAGACCGGCGATACCGTCGCGATCGATTATGTCGTCAAGACGAGGGAAGGCCGAGTCGTCGGCGGGACCGAGGGGCAGGGGCCGCAGACGCTCACGCTCGGCAATGACGAGATCTTCCCGCAGATCGAAAGCGCGCTGACCCAGATGGAAGTCGGCGGAGAGGACACGGTGACGATCGATGCCGAACACGCCTTCGGCCCGCGCCGCGAGGAACTGATCGTGGAGATCCCGCGCGCCAACCTTCCGCCCGATGCCCAGCCGCAGCCGGGCATGACCCTGTCGGCCCAGCAGAACGACGGCCAGCCGATCCAGCTCGTCATCACCGACGTCAAGGAAGATTCGGTCACCGCCGACGGCAACCATCCGCTCGCGGGCGAGGATCTGATCTTCGGCCTCACGCTGGTCGAAATCAAGCAGGCGGCATAG
- a CDS encoding penicillin acylase family protein has product MRKWIFAAASVAAMAATGAQAEPRYEAEITRTTYGIPHIVAPDWRGLGYGVAYAYAQDNLCLMAEQFVTVRGERSLHFGPEGRLGPGNPDMGNLESDVFFRAAIDLPALREGWKDAAPEARAVAQGYVAGYNRFLADAGPEGVPEACRGEEWVRPIGEDDMLAYLERQMIMGGLLALGSGIANAAPPEPAEAPAKAASLDFDAFPYPVKPELGSNGWAFGGEATANGRGMVIGNPHFPWKGPNRFWQMHTTIPGEYDVMGVGLAGAPLPFLGFNKDVAWTHTVTAARHFTVYALTLDPADPTRYVLDGETIDMEAREVAVPMPGGAEPVTRTVYFTRFGPVVSIPGTPFVWGKSMAFAIRDANRFNQRAFEAWIRIGKSETVHEIEDAVSETLGISWVNTIAADRAGDALHADITAVPNVSAAKIEECSTPFTALAAARVTLLDGSRSQCAWDVAEGTAVPGLMPASDQASTIRRDYLTNSNDSYWLSNPRAPHPELSPILGKHEEALSLRTRSNFLETEALLAGGKIDHERAKRLVLANKSLAADMALETVLDLCATRETLEEACAALAGWDRRFDADSRGAYLFAEFWMKAERMPGLWQVAFDPTDPVATPRDLADGGAAAEKLLDALGEAVAELSENGIALDARWGDVLAFRAPEGEIAIHGGPHQAGVLNMQVIVDAMKVPGGLEPLHGSSYIQIVGFDEDGPVADAILTYSQSTNPASPHFDDQTRLFSDKQWVRLPFDEEEIAAEAIGETITLSE; this is encoded by the coding sequence GTGCGCAAATGGATTTTCGCGGCGGCGAGCGTCGCGGCAATGGCGGCCACCGGCGCTCAGGCCGAGCCGCGCTACGAAGCGGAAATCACCCGCACCACCTACGGCATCCCGCATATCGTCGCGCCCGACTGGCGCGGGCTCGGCTACGGGGTCGCCTATGCCTATGCCCAGGACAACCTGTGCCTCATGGCCGAACAATTCGTCACCGTCCGGGGCGAGAGATCGCTCCATTTCGGCCCCGAAGGCCGGCTCGGGCCGGGCAATCCGGACATGGGCAATCTCGAATCCGACGTCTTCTTCCGCGCCGCGATCGATCTGCCAGCCCTGCGCGAAGGATGGAAGGATGCCGCACCCGAAGCGCGTGCGGTCGCGCAAGGCTATGTCGCAGGCTACAACCGTTTCCTCGCCGATGCCGGGCCTGAGGGCGTTCCCGAGGCGTGTCGGGGCGAGGAATGGGTCCGCCCGATCGGCGAAGACGATATGCTCGCCTATCTCGAAAGGCAGATGATCATGGGCGGCCTGCTCGCTCTGGGCAGCGGCATCGCCAACGCCGCCCCGCCCGAACCCGCCGAGGCGCCCGCCAAGGCTGCATCGCTCGATTTCGACGCCTTCCCCTACCCGGTGAAACCCGAATTGGGCAGCAATGGCTGGGCCTTCGGCGGCGAGGCGACCGCGAACGGGCGCGGCATGGTCATCGGCAACCCGCACTTCCCGTGGAAAGGGCCCAACCGCTTCTGGCAGATGCACACCACCATCCCCGGCGAATACGACGTGATGGGCGTCGGGCTAGCGGGGGCGCCGTTGCCCTTCCTCGGCTTCAACAAGGATGTCGCCTGGACTCACACCGTCACCGCCGCGCGCCATTTCACGGTCTATGCGCTGACGCTCGATCCCGCCGATCCCACGCGCTATGTCCTCGACGGCGAAACGATCGACATGGAGGCGCGCGAGGTCGCCGTGCCGATGCCCGGCGGCGCTGAGCCGGTGACGCGCACGGTCTATTTCACCCGCTTCGGCCCGGTCGTCTCGATCCCCGGCACGCCTTTCGTATGGGGCAAGTCGATGGCCTTCGCGATCCGCGACGCCAACCGGTTCAACCAGCGCGCCTTCGAGGCGTGGATCCGCATCGGCAAGTCGGAAACCGTGCACGAGATCGAGGACGCGGTGAGCGAGACGCTGGGCATTTCCTGGGTCAACACGATCGCGGCCGACCGCGCGGGCGACGCGCTCCATGCCGATATCACCGCCGTCCCGAACGTGTCGGCGGCGAAGATCGAGGAATGCTCGACACCCTTCACCGCGCTCGCCGCCGCGCGGGTGACGCTGCTCGACGGGTCGCGCTCGCAATGCGCGTGGGACGTGGCCGAGGGGACGGCGGTGCCGGGCCTGATGCCCGCGTCGGACCAGGCCTCGACCATAAGGCGCGACTATCTCACCAACAGCAATGACAGCTACTGGCTGAGCAACCCGCGCGCGCCGCATCCGGAATTGTCGCCCATCCTCGGCAAGCACGAGGAGGCGCTTTCCCTGAGGACGCGCTCGAATTTCCTCGAGACCGAGGCGCTGCTTGCCGGCGGCAAGATCGACCACGAGCGGGCGAAGCGGCTGGTGCTGGCGAACAAGAGCCTTGCCGCCGACATGGCGCTCGAGACGGTGCTGGACCTGTGCGCAACGCGCGAGACGCTGGAAGAAGCCTGCGCGGCGCTTGCCGGTTGGGACCGGCGGTTCGATGCCGACAGCCGCGGCGCCTACCTTTTCGCCGAATTCTGGATGAAGGCCGAGCGGATGCCGGGGCTGTGGCAGGTCGCCTTCGACCCCACCGACCCGGTCGCGACCCCGCGCGATCTGGCGGACGGCGGCGCTGCGGCGGAAAAGCTGCTCGATGCTCTGGGCGAGGCCGTGGCCGAGCTGAGCGAAAACGGCATCGCGCTCGATGCGCGCTGGGGCGACGTGCTCGCCTTTCGCGCGCCCGAAGGCGAGATCGCGATCCACGGCGGCCCGCACCAGGCGGGCGTGCTCAATATGCAGGTGATCGTCGATGCGATGAAGGTGCCGGGCGGGCTCGAGCCGCTCCACGGGTCGAGCTACATCCAGATCGTCGGCTTCGACGAGGACGGCCCGGTTGCCGATGCGATCCTGACCTATTCGCAGTCCACCAACCCCGCCTCGCCGCATTTCGACGACCAGACCCGCCTGTTCTCGGACAAGCAGTGGGTGCGCCTGCCTTTCGACGAGGAAGAGATCGCAGCCGAGGCGATCGGCGAGACGATCACGCTTTCCGAATGA
- a CDS encoding DUF2474 domain-containing protein yields MPADERPLWQRLAWMAAIWGASVAVLGLVAWLLRLWVAP; encoded by the coding sequence ATCCCCGCAGACGAAAGACCGCTGTGGCAGCGCCTTGCATGGATGGCGGCGATCTGGGGCGCGAGCGTGGCCGTCCTGGGACTTGTCGCGTGGCTGCTGCGGCTGTGGGTCGCGCCATGA
- the cydB gene encoding cytochrome d ubiquinol oxidase subunit II yields the protein MTYSVDLTAVWAFIIAFAVFAYVVMDGFDLGIGILFKFFEAGRERDRAMNSIAPVWDGNETWLVLGGGGLFAAFPLAYAVILPATYPLIIAMLLGLVFRGVAFEYRWRDPGHRRYWDAAFTGGSIVAAMAQGMTLGALLQGIEVEGRAFAGGPFDWLTPYTLLTGVGTLAGYALLGATWLVWKLDGEAQDHARRLGKWAAAATIVLMGAVSIANVLLNEEYAARWLTAPEIYYVWPVPLLTAAVAVMLWRALSTDRHSKPFWLSLALFLFGMAGVGVTLWPHVAPPSITIWDAAAPVSSQLFMLVGTVITMPLIIGYTGWAYWVFRGKVGDEGYH from the coding sequence ATGACCTACAGCGTCGACCTCACCGCCGTCTGGGCCTTCATCATCGCCTTTGCCGTCTTCGCCTATGTCGTGATGGACGGGTTCGACCTCGGCATCGGCATATTGTTCAAGTTCTTCGAGGCCGGGCGCGAGCGCGACCGGGCGATGAACTCGATCGCGCCGGTATGGGACGGGAACGAGACATGGCTGGTGCTCGGCGGCGGCGGGCTGTTCGCGGCCTTCCCGCTGGCCTATGCCGTGATCCTTCCCGCGACCTACCCGCTCATCATCGCCATGCTGCTGGGCCTCGTCTTTCGCGGGGTCGCCTTCGAGTACCGCTGGCGCGATCCCGGCCACCGGCGCTATTGGGACGCGGCCTTCACCGGCGGCAGCATCGTCGCCGCGATGGCGCAGGGCATGACGCTGGGCGCGCTGCTGCAGGGGATCGAGGTCGAGGGCCGCGCCTTCGCGGGCGGGCCGTTCGACTGGCTCACGCCCTATACCCTGCTCACCGGGGTCGGCACGCTCGCAGGCTATGCCCTGCTAGGCGCGACCTGGCTGGTGTGGAAGCTGGACGGCGAGGCGCAGGACCATGCGCGGCGGCTGGGCAAGTGGGCGGCGGCGGCGACGATCGTGCTGATGGGCGCGGTGAGCATCGCCAATGTCCTGCTCAACGAGGAATATGCCGCGCGCTGGCTGACCGCGCCGGAAATCTACTACGTCTGGCCGGTCCCGCTGCTGACGGCGGCGGTGGCGGTGATGCTGTGGCGCGCGCTGTCGACCGACCGGCACTCCAAGCCGTTCTGGCTCTCGCTCGCGCTGTTCCTGTTCGGCATGGCGGGCGTCGGCGTGACACTGTGGCCCCATGTCGCCCCGCCCTCGATCACGATCTGGGACGCGGCCGCACCGGTTTCGAGCCAGCTTTTCATGCTGGTCGGCACGGTCATAACCATGCCGCTCATCATCGGTTACACCGGCTGGGCCTATTGGGTGTTCCGCGGAAAGGTGGGGGATGAAGGCTATCACTGA
- a CDS encoding cytochrome ubiquinol oxidase subunit I — protein sequence MFEQADALLLARIQFAFTVSFHFFFPAFTIGLASYLAVLEGLWLKTGRQRFMDLYKFWLKIFAISFAMGVVSGIVMSYQFGTNWSVFSDVAGPVIGPLMAYEVLTAFFLEAGFLGVMLFGMNRVGKKLHFAATCMVAGGTFLSAFWILSVNSWMQTPTGFEIGANGQMLPGGSWWDIVFNPSFPYRLVHTVLAAYLTTAFIVGGVGAFHLLRERAARRKGEAGEPNRHARTMFSMAMWMAALVTPLQIVAGDYHGLNTLEHQPQKVMAMEGHYDSYPDGAPLYLFGIPNDEEQRLDYAVGIPKLSSLVLKHDLDAPMAGLDTIPDDEQPPTAIVFWSFRIMVALGFLMLGVGLWSLIARWRGKLYDWPWLHRAAVVMAPSGLMAVLAGWITTEVGRQPYVVYGALRTAEAASPLSASAVGSSLVAFVVIYFAVFGAGVWYILKLMGAGPHTGEPGVKRGDRGPIRTAGIAPGLSHNPGDDGNVGVLAEPAE from the coding sequence ATGTTTGAACAAGCCGACGCGTTGCTGCTGGCCCGCATCCAGTTCGCCTTCACGGTGAGCTTCCACTTCTTCTTCCCCGCTTTCACGATCGGGCTCGCCAGCTACCTTGCCGTGCTCGAAGGGCTCTGGCTCAAGACCGGTCGCCAGCGGTTCATGGACCTCTACAAGTTCTGGCTTAAGATCTTCGCGATCAGTTTCGCCATGGGCGTCGTCTCGGGCATCGTGATGAGCTACCAGTTCGGGACCAACTGGTCGGTCTTCTCGGACGTGGCCGGGCCGGTGATCGGCCCGCTGATGGCCTACGAGGTGCTGACCGCCTTCTTCCTCGAAGCGGGCTTTCTCGGCGTGATGCTGTTCGGGATGAACCGGGTGGGCAAGAAGCTTCACTTCGCCGCGACCTGCATGGTCGCGGGGGGCACGTTCCTGTCGGCCTTCTGGATCCTTTCGGTCAACAGCTGGATGCAGACGCCCACGGGCTTCGAAATCGGCGCGAACGGACAGATGCTCCCCGGCGGCAGCTGGTGGGACATCGTCTTCAATCCCTCATTCCCCTATCGCCTCGTCCACACCGTGCTGGCGGCCTACCTGACCACCGCCTTCATCGTCGGCGGCGTGGGCGCGTTCCACCTGCTGCGTGAGCGGGCCGCGCGCCGCAAGGGAGAGGCGGGCGAGCCCAATCGTCACGCGCGCACCATGTTCTCGATGGCGATGTGGATGGCCGCGCTGGTCACGCCGCTGCAGATCGTCGCGGGCGATTATCACGGGCTCAACACGCTCGAACACCAGCCGCAGAAGGTGATGGCGATGGAGGGGCATTACGATTCCTACCCCGACGGCGCGCCGCTCTACCTGTTCGGCATTCCCAATGACGAGGAGCAGCGGCTCGATTACGCGGTCGGCATCCCGAAACTGTCGAGCCTCGTGCTCAAGCACGATCTCGACGCGCCGATGGCCGGGCTCGATACGATTCCCGACGACGAGCAGCCGCCGACGGCCATCGTGTTCTGGTCTTTCCGGATCATGGTCGCTCTCGGTTTCCTGATGTTGGGCGTCGGGCTGTGGAGCCTGATCGCGCGCTGGCGCGGCAAGCTTTACGACTGGCCCTGGCTACACCGCGCGGCGGTCGTCATGGCGCCGTCGGGGCTGATGGCGGTGCTCGCCGGGTGGATCACCACCGAGGTCGGCCGCCAGCCCTATGTCGTCTACGGCGCGCTGCGCACCGCCGAGGCGGCAAGCCCGCTTTCGGCGAGCGCGGTCGGCAGTTCGCTGGTCGCCTTCGTGGTGATCTATTTCGCCGTCTTCGGCGCGGGCGTGTGGTATATCCTGAAGCTCATGGGCGCAGGGCCGCATACCGGCGAGCCGGGGGTCAAGCGCGGCGACAGGGGCCCGATCCGCACCGCGGGGATCGCGCCTGGCCTGTCGCACAACCCGGGCGATGACGGGAATGTCGGCGTGCTGGCGGAGCCGGCCGAATGA
- a CDS encoding peroxiredoxin, whose product MSLHIGDTAPDFTVDTTTGPITLHEWAKGSWVFFFSHPADFTPVCTTEMGMTAKLADEFERRNVKPLGLSTDTVEEHRAWIADVDETQGVSLQFPIVADPDLTIARSYDMIHPDESETAAVRSVFIIDPDMKIRLIMTYPMSVGRNFDEILRVIDSLQLGDRARIATPANWTPGGDVIIPPSIGDEEARKLFPQGFKTIKPYLRTTRVE is encoded by the coding sequence ATGAGCCTGCACATCGGCGATACCGCCCCCGATTTCACCGTCGACACCACCACCGGCCCCATCACCCTGCACGAATGGGCGAAGGGCAGCTGGGTCTTCTTTTTCAGCCACCCGGCCGATTTCACTCCCGTGTGCACGACCGAGATGGGCATGACCGCAAAGCTCGCCGACGAATTCGAGAGGCGCAATGTCAAGCCGCTCGGCCTGTCCACCGACACGGTCGAGGAACACCGCGCCTGGATCGCCGATGTCGACGAGACGCAAGGGGTGAGCCTGCAATTCCCGATCGTGGCCGACCCCGATCTCACCATCGCGCGCAGCTATGACATGATCCACCCGGACGAGAGCGAAACCGCCGCGGTGCGCTCGGTCTTCATCATCGATCCCGATATGAAGATCCGCCTCATCATGACCTATCCGATGAGCGTCGGGCGCAATTTCGACGAGATCCTGCGCGTGATCGACAGCCTCCAGCTGGGAGATCGCGCGCGCATCGCCACTCCTGCCAACTGGACGCCCGGTGGCGACGTCATCATCCCGCCCTCGATCGGCGACGAGGAGGCGCGCAAGCTCTTCCCGCAGGGATTCAAGACGATCAAGCCCTACCTGCGGACCACCCGGGTCGAATGA
- a CDS encoding DUF6733 family protein, with product MKKTYIHAPLVLAIAAASAPAMAKSDALPVSSAASALAIADDEAAIELAERLDAIAPDAAAGSETIALESTATGTLGASDFALTSASASASAAATAPASSEIAVTAAAAAAAQGETGGRSDSFTVTLNQDAFFGFYPAFNGLIPISDNVDFSFYGIIWTTDAFGTGLGSDLWTEFGAGVAIYSGDFVIKPQIGITNGALLSGGVLDANDVPTGTGGNFADGIVPSLTVNYSGEMFEAEFYGGYYAALRNRNDDAALDFLHTWINAGYKFSDNVSAGAHYELLSNTRNTFPGGSTAVAYQWVGPYVQFSTDNGFFARFTAGADIEDGNDGDFYKLTAGFSF from the coding sequence ATGAAGAAGACCTATATCCACGCCCCGCTGGTCCTCGCGATCGCCGCGGCTTCGGCTCCGGCCATGGCCAAGAGCGATGCGCTGCCGGTGAGTTCGGCCGCCTCCGCGCTCGCGATCGCCGACGACGAGGCCGCCATCGAGCTGGCCGAACGGCTCGACGCGATCGCGCCCGATGCGGCCGCCGGCAGCGAGACCATCGCTCTCGAAAGCACCGCGACCGGCACGCTGGGCGCCAGCGATTTCGCCCTGACCTCGGCTTCGGCCTCGGCTTCGGCTGCCGCGACCGCCCCCGCTTCCAGCGAAATCGCCGTGACTGCCGCTGCGGCCGCCGCCGCGCAGGGCGAAACGGGCGGGCGTTCGGACAGCTTCACCGTCACGCTCAACCAGGACGCCTTCTTCGGCTTCTACCCGGCGTTCAACGGGCTCATCCCGATCAGCGACAATGTCGATTTCAGCTTCTACGGCATCATCTGGACCACCGACGCCTTTGGAACCGGCCTCGGCAGCGACCTGTGGACCGAATTCGGCGCGGGCGTCGCGATCTATTCGGGCGATTTCGTGATCAAGCCGCAGATCGGCATCACCAACGGGGCGCTGCTTTCGGGCGGCGTTCTCGATGCGAACGACGTGCCGACCGGGACCGGCGGCAATTTCGCCGACGGCATCGTGCCGAGCCTGACCGTCAATTATTCCGGCGAAATGTTCGAGGCGGAATTCTACGGCGGCTACTACGCGGCGCTGCGCAACCGGAACGACGACGCCGCGCTCGACTTCCTCCACACCTGGATCAACGCGGGCTACAAGTTCTCGGACAATGTCTCCGCCGGCGCGCACTACGAGCTGCTCAGCAACACCCGCAACACTTTCCCCGGCGGGTCGACAGCAGTCGCGTATCAGTGGGTCGGGCCCTATGTGCAGTTCTCGACCGACAACGGCTTCTTCGCCCGCTTCACGGCCGGCGCGGATATCGAGGACGGCAACGACGGCGATTTCTACAAGCTGACCGCCGGCTTCTCCTTCTGA